The genome window GGGTAATGAACTAAATTGCAGCATTCAAGTTTTGATCATATGTGAGCCCTCACCATCTTGGCTTCAAGGAAGTCAACCTAGGTTCCAAACATCATGAGCTCATCAGCCAGTCCGCAGGGCACAAGCGGAAGTAATTAGAATATCGTTTAGCAGTCCGGTGCGTGTTTTAAACCAGACTCTAGTATACTTCATAGAATAGGAGCAGATAAATAATACGTGAACGGTATTTGACTACCGCCTCCGAAAACCGCTCTACCAGTTGCCCAGGCACATTCATGCACTCCGCAAAAAGAACGCCCTCCTATGACAGAAACGGTTACCCTGCCCAGAAATGCATTTGTAATCTCCGATGATGAATCTGCCAAAGTGGAGTACGATCGCGGAGACCTGCGATTCTGATGCACCTTTTGGGTTAATCACATTTTGGGGGTGCAATACCCGGCGTCGGATACGCGATCCGCCATCAGTCTTTTTTTCCCAGTCCTCAATTCCAACCTCTCCTTGGCAACATCTGGTTGTTTTCGCTCAATGTTCGCGAAGTTGGGCTTCTAGGTGAAGTAGTTGGTGCAGTGAACAGAGCAACAATGTCTTCGCCGGAAAAGACTGCCGAAGCGACGGCGGCAAGTGAGCCACAGACCGCCACCACGAATGCGCCCTCTGTGTTGGACGACGAATCAGCGGTTGTAGATATTGAGACAAATTTCGCAGCCTGGGTGTGTGTCTTTGGCAGCTTTTTGTTCCTGATGCCTACATACGGTAAGTACAGCCACTTCAGCCCTATCTATTACCCGTCATTGACGTCGTCTAGGCATGATGCAGTCTGTCGGAACATTCCAATCTTACCTCGAGCTAAATCAGCTTTCCGATTATTCAGCTGGTGATATTGGCTGGATCCCTGGCATGTACATGTTTGTATCGATGCTGGTCGCTATTCAAGTCGGCTCTTTTCTTGACCAGCGTGGTCCTTTCGCTATGAGTAttgttggaggaggcggGATTGTCATTATGTTTGTTCTGCTAGCTGAGTGTAAGCATTACTGGCACTTCATGCTGTGTTTCGGAATCTTTGGTGGGTTGTCGACCGCTATCGCTGGCACAATCCCTGTAGCAGTGGTTGCGAAGCTCTTTTCTCGGAAGCGCGGCTTTGCTATCGGGATAGCTCTCACCGGCTCATCGACAGGAACAGTGATCTTCCCCATCATGCTCCGATCATTGCTCCCTAAGCTTGGTTGGAGTTGGTCGATGAGAATACTGGCCTTCGTCATCCTCGGTATTTTCACCCTCGGAACAATCTGCTTCATTCCTTACCGTCGACTtgtcaagctcgtcaacatgCCGATAGCCAAGAAAGGCGGCCTATCTCTTCTCAACTTCTCTGCCTTCCGATCGGTGGCTTTCACGCTGGTCTGCGTTATGTTCTTCGCTACTCAGTTCGTTCTCTACGGAATTGGTGGCCTGTTGCCGACTTTTGCGATTCAAGCTGGTTTGACAGCCGAGACTGGCTATACGCTCGTCTCCATCATCGGTGGTGCTTCGGCTTTCGGCCGTGTTATTCCCGGTTTGGTCGGCGATAAGCTAGGCCATTACAATGTTTTGATATTTATGATGGCGTTGACGTTGGTCTTTATGGGGACACTGTTTGTCCCCTTTGGCGACAA of Fusarium musae strain F31 chromosome 5, whole genome shotgun sequence contains these proteins:
- a CDS encoding hypothetical protein (EggNog:ENOG41) codes for the protein MSSPEKTAEATAASEPQTATTNAPSVLDDESAVVDIETNFAAWVCVFGSFLFLMPTYGMMQSVGTFQSYLELNQLSDYSAGDIGWIPGMYMFVSMLVAIQVGSFLDQRGPFAMSIVGGGGIVIMFVLLAECKHYWHFMLCFGIFGGLSTAIAGTIPVAVVAKLFSRKRGFAIGIALTGSSTGTVIFPIMLRSLLPKLGWSWSMRILAFVILGIFTLGTICFIPYRRLVKLVNMPIAKKGGLSLLNFSAFRSVAFTLVCVMFFATQFVLYGIGGLLPTFAIQAGLTAETGYTLVSIIGGASAFGRVIPGLVGDKLGHYNVLIFMMALTLVFMGTLFVPFGDNSVVLYVFTGLWGFCSGGFLSITPVCVGKTCEPKDYGRYYGTMNFVISFSLLIAIPSSGTMIDKMGTQALSGFLMGVLALGLGCLFASRAVLAGNWFGITTKI